A window of Myxococcus xanthus contains these coding sequences:
- a CDS encoding Mut7-C RNAse domain-containing protein: MGQPKAQVTMRFHGALNDFLSPAHRHQTFSHALRGRPSVKDLIESLGPPHPEMDVVRVDGEAVGFTHRVQPGACVEVYPTSMVEEPGVRVGPPLQDTPRFVLDVGLGRLVGFLRMLGFDALWRNDFADDTLARLSHDEDRILLSRDIGVLKRGEVLRGYFPRSTDPAEQLVEVVRRYGLTSRMHPFSRCVACNAALTSAEPSEVAGRIPERVAERHSRFQQCPDCQRVYWAGTHHQRMQALVVRLRELEGAP, from the coding sequence ATGGGACAGCCGAAGGCCCAGGTGACGATGCGCTTCCATGGCGCGCTGAATGACTTCCTGTCTCCCGCGCACCGGCATCAGACGTTCAGCCACGCGCTGAGAGGCCGCCCGTCGGTGAAGGACCTCATCGAGTCCCTGGGTCCGCCCCACCCGGAAATGGACGTGGTGCGCGTGGATGGCGAGGCCGTGGGCTTCACGCACCGGGTGCAGCCGGGCGCGTGCGTGGAGGTCTACCCCACGTCCATGGTCGAGGAGCCCGGCGTCCGGGTGGGGCCTCCGCTCCAGGACACGCCCCGCTTCGTGCTCGACGTGGGGCTGGGACGGCTCGTGGGCTTCTTGCGGATGCTCGGCTTCGACGCCCTGTGGCGCAACGACTTCGCGGACGACACGCTCGCGCGGCTCTCACATGACGAGGACCGCATCCTCCTCTCGCGTGACATCGGGGTGCTCAAGCGCGGCGAAGTCCTGCGTGGCTACTTCCCCCGCTCGACGGACCCGGCGGAGCAACTGGTTGAGGTGGTGCGCCGCTACGGGCTGACGTCCCGCATGCATCCCTTCTCGCGCTGCGTCGCCTGCAACGCCGCGCTGACCTCCGCCGAGCCATCCGAGGTGGCCGGCCGCATCCCCGAGCGCGTGGCGGAACGGCACTCGCGCTTCCAACAGTGTCCGGACTGCCAGCGCGTCTACTGGGCCGGCACGCACCACCAACGAATGCAGGCCCTGGTGGTCCGACTGCGCGAGCTCGAAGGCGCCCCCTAG
- a CDS encoding tetratricopeptide repeat protein, with amino-acid sequence MKSLRLALAVLSLAATACRDKPVDHLQRARDATFEKRPDEALVEYRKAFDALRHDSSPEALVLRARALKGAADVYWLEQRKVKEAVGVYRELIQQCPESPEALESRIILADLLRVHYRDLRGAIDQLTAALKLNPPQGAELHYLVTKLYFELGDYQQCELETRRVMERFPTSAYVDDALYLQAQAIAMMEGRRQEASRTFADLRTRFPDSELAPHALFEMGKLRADAGENEKAIETWVDALKTHPDPALVQDYIARARRRIANTTAAGVGQREVAFDRVRPARTSLEAVGGRPEEAAHEHD; translated from the coding sequence ATGAAGTCCTTGCGGCTCGCGCTCGCCGTGCTGTCCCTGGCCGCCACGGCGTGCCGGGACAAGCCCGTGGACCATCTCCAGCGGGCCCGTGACGCCACCTTCGAGAAGCGGCCCGACGAGGCGCTCGTCGAGTACCGCAAGGCCTTCGACGCGCTTCGCCACGACTCCTCACCGGAGGCGCTGGTGCTCCGCGCGCGCGCCCTCAAGGGGGCCGCGGATGTCTACTGGCTGGAGCAGCGCAAGGTGAAGGAGGCGGTGGGCGTCTACCGCGAGCTCATCCAGCAGTGCCCCGAGTCGCCGGAGGCGCTCGAGTCCCGCATCATCCTGGCGGACCTGCTGCGCGTGCATTACCGCGACCTGCGCGGCGCCATCGACCAGCTCACTGCGGCCCTCAAGCTCAATCCGCCGCAGGGCGCGGAGCTGCACTACCTGGTCACCAAGCTCTACTTCGAGTTGGGCGACTATCAGCAGTGCGAGCTGGAGACCCGCCGAGTCATGGAGCGCTTCCCCACGAGCGCCTACGTGGATGACGCCCTGTACCTCCAAGCCCAGGCCATCGCGATGATGGAGGGCCGCCGCCAGGAGGCCTCCCGCACCTTCGCGGACCTGCGCACGCGCTTCCCGGACTCCGAGCTGGCGCCGCACGCCCTCTTCGAGATGGGCAAGCTGCGCGCCGACGCCGGAGAGAACGAGAAGGCCATCGAGACGTGGGTGGATGCGCTGAAGACACACCCTGACCCCGCGCTGGTGCAGGACTACATCGCGAGGGCGCGTCGGCGCATCGCCAACACCACGGCCGCGGGCGTGGGGCAGCGCGAGGTGGCCTTCGACCGCGTCCGCCCGGCGCGTACGTCGCTGGAAGCCGTCGGTGGCCGCCCCGAGGAAGCCGCGCACGAGCACGACTGA
- a CDS encoding SDR family NAD(P)-dependent oxidoreductase, whose amino-acid sequence MSLPSHPRAVITGAGSGLGRALCEELARRRARVLVTDINAASAEETALRVTRAGGEAHVHVCDVTEPAQVEAMADAAEQALGGVDLLVNNAGVVSAGPVGELSLSEWKRVLDINLWGVIHGCHVFVPRMRRQGSGHILNIASAAGLVYVPDLAAYNVSKAGVIALSETLHAELKATGIGVTVACPSFFRTRIASTGHYTKDTLRTLAGLMLDEARLGPEVVARRLLKAVDARSLYTVPMADARWGWRLRRMAPSLFLRAVAAMNPSARAWLLRRR is encoded by the coding sequence ATGAGCCTTCCATCCCATCCAAGAGCCGTCATCACGGGTGCAGGCAGCGGCCTGGGCCGCGCGCTCTGCGAGGAGCTCGCACGCAGACGGGCCCGCGTGCTCGTCACCGACATCAACGCCGCCTCCGCCGAGGAGACAGCGCTGCGCGTCACCCGCGCGGGAGGCGAAGCGCACGTCCATGTCTGTGATGTCACCGAGCCGGCCCAGGTCGAAGCCATGGCCGACGCCGCGGAGCAGGCCCTGGGCGGCGTGGACCTGCTGGTCAACAACGCGGGCGTCGTCAGCGCGGGCCCAGTGGGCGAGCTGTCACTCTCCGAATGGAAGCGCGTGCTGGACATCAACCTGTGGGGCGTCATCCACGGCTGCCATGTCTTCGTCCCCCGGATGCGCAGGCAGGGGTCCGGCCACATCCTCAACATCGCCTCGGCGGCGGGACTCGTGTACGTGCCCGACCTGGCGGCCTACAACGTGTCCAAGGCGGGCGTGATCGCGCTCTCCGAAACACTCCACGCCGAACTGAAGGCCACCGGCATCGGCGTCACCGTGGCGTGCCCCAGCTTCTTCCGCACCCGAATCGCCAGCACGGGCCACTACACCAAGGACACGCTTCGAACCCTCGCCGGCTTGATGCTGGATGAAGCCCGCCTGGGCCCGGAGGTCGTCGCGCGCAGGCTCCTGAAGGCCGTGGACGCGCGAAGCCTCTACACCGTCCCCATGGCGGATGCGCGCTGGGGCTGGCGCCTGCGCCGCATGGCCCCCAGCCTCTTCCTCCGCGCCGTCGCCGCGATGAACCCCTCCGCTCGCGCGTGGCTTCTGCGACGACGCTGA
- a CDS encoding type II secretion system protein, with amino-acid sequence MVQRPTTRRRQGGFTLLLAMGVVTMVTLAVLLSYGVVSREAEVQGDGRRYKEAYFAAEAGLAEGREAMRIRLGNLQSYSSALAAMPQVNEPGLPAGGDRPYLEVLQGPGGVGGWNSLAIDESDLAPTERQSPSGDAYAAFPLQTNVRYRVFVRDDEDATTSGLDDDNGQVWLIAVGEVVGRDGSRPTRAVIQALISNENAPAVTSPGPTQEGGGPAGTFDGSGTVTDVGNEVDITPAP; translated from the coding sequence ATGGTGCAACGTCCCACAACCCGACGGCGGCAAGGTGGCTTCACGCTGCTGCTCGCCATGGGCGTCGTCACGATGGTCACCCTCGCGGTGCTTCTCAGCTACGGCGTGGTGAGCCGCGAGGCGGAAGTCCAGGGTGATGGCCGCCGCTACAAGGAGGCCTACTTCGCGGCGGAGGCGGGACTGGCCGAGGGGCGCGAGGCGATGCGCATCCGGCTGGGCAATCTGCAGAGCTATTCGTCCGCGCTCGCGGCGATGCCGCAAGTCAACGAACCGGGCCTGCCGGCAGGCGGCGACCGTCCCTATCTCGAGGTCCTTCAAGGGCCAGGCGGGGTCGGAGGCTGGAACTCGCTGGCCATCGACGAGTCGGACTTGGCGCCCACGGAGCGCCAGAGCCCCTCGGGCGATGCCTACGCCGCCTTCCCGCTCCAAACGAACGTGCGCTATCGCGTCTTCGTCCGGGATGACGAGGACGCCACCACGTCAGGTCTCGACGATGACAATGGGCAGGTCTGGCTCATCGCCGTCGGAGAGGTCGTGGGCCGCGATGGAAGCCGGCCCACACGCGCTGTCATCCAGGCCCTCATCTCCAACGAGAACGCGCCGGCCGTCACCAGCCCTGGCCCGACTCAGGAGGGAGGCGGCCCCGCAGGCACCTTCGACGGCTCCGGCACGGTGACCGACGTCGGAAATGAAGTGGACATCACCCCCGCCCCTTGA
- a CDS encoding prolipoprotein diacylglyceryl transferase: MLPVLVHLTFTSLWSQLLLYAMAAGTVGYVVFNGWRSAEGELDARTGTRVPVSAQDRLLRAAGYGVVGAVLAWFALQYSLPPGAFPGAKGEGIPVHTYGLLLALGFITAVTVAGRLAQDEWRTLELKDGAWVDVEGPKKREQIMDMTVWILLGGIGGSRLLFVLVNWQDYARDWTQVFSLGGGLVFYGGLIGASVAAFVFARMHGLDFWRLADVCIPTVSLGQCLGRLGCFSAGCCWGDVAPAHAATAVHFPGSGVAQDLLGGVGNTSSLAYSSQLQDTRYVVEATGEIFHHAAPGAVRISDWVAQQGYTLGVYPTQLFESVGQLVLFVGLLYARRYRRFHGHVLAFWLMAYAVLRSTVELFRGDVERGTLHGLLQSLGAGELAAAVPLEAWYNVSTSQFISLCMFTFGAVLLAQKGRRRESEAESLGPTPSAA; the protein is encoded by the coding sequence ATGCTCCCCGTCCTCGTCCACCTCACCTTCACTTCGCTCTGGTCGCAGCTCCTGCTGTACGCGATGGCCGCGGGCACGGTGGGCTACGTCGTCTTCAATGGCTGGCGCAGCGCCGAGGGTGAGTTGGATGCCCGGACGGGCACGCGCGTGCCAGTGTCCGCGCAAGACCGGCTGCTGCGGGCCGCGGGGTATGGCGTCGTGGGCGCGGTGCTGGCCTGGTTCGCCCTGCAGTACTCGCTGCCGCCCGGGGCCTTTCCGGGTGCCAAGGGCGAGGGCATCCCCGTGCACACCTATGGCCTGCTGCTGGCCCTGGGCTTCATCACCGCGGTGACGGTGGCGGGCCGGCTGGCGCAGGACGAATGGCGCACGCTGGAGCTGAAGGACGGGGCGTGGGTGGACGTGGAGGGGCCGAAGAAGCGCGAGCAAATCATGGACATGACGGTCTGGATTCTGCTCGGCGGTATCGGCGGGAGCCGGCTGCTCTTCGTGCTCGTGAACTGGCAGGACTACGCCCGTGACTGGACGCAGGTGTTCTCCCTGGGCGGAGGGCTCGTCTTCTATGGCGGCCTGATTGGCGCGTCCGTGGCCGCGTTCGTGTTCGCGCGGATGCATGGTCTGGATTTCTGGCGCCTCGCTGACGTGTGCATCCCCACCGTGTCGTTGGGCCAGTGCCTGGGCCGCCTGGGCTGCTTCAGCGCGGGTTGCTGCTGGGGGGACGTGGCGCCCGCGCATGCCGCCACCGCCGTGCACTTCCCCGGCAGCGGGGTGGCGCAGGACCTCCTGGGCGGGGTGGGCAACACGTCCAGCCTGGCGTATTCATCCCAACTCCAGGACACGCGGTACGTCGTGGAAGCTACGGGTGAAATCTTCCACCACGCCGCGCCTGGCGCGGTACGCATCTCGGATTGGGTGGCGCAGCAGGGCTACACCCTGGGGGTGTACCCCACCCAGCTCTTCGAGTCCGTCGGGCAACTGGTGCTCTTCGTGGGGCTGCTGTACGCCCGGCGCTACCGCCGCTTCCATGGCCACGTCCTGGCGTTCTGGCTGATGGCCTATGCGGTGCTGAGGAGCACGGTGGAGCTGTTCCGTGGGGACGTGGAGCGCGGCACCCTGCACGGCCTGCTCCAGTCGCTGGGGGCGGGGGAGCTGGCGGCGGCGGTGCCGCTGGAGGCGTGGTACAATGTCTCCACCAGCCAGTTCATCTCCCTGTGCATGTTCACCTTTGGCGCGGTGCTGCTCGCCCAGAAGGGCCGCCGCCGGGAGAGCGAGGCGGAAAGCCTGGGGCCTACCCCCTCGGCTGCGTGA
- a CDS encoding DUF6929 family protein, producing the protein MLHLTPRRTLDLEAPAAPGRPSHVTASIGLVRSGDWLYTVADEPLHLAAFPLSRASPGHGVVLFANHQPEAPVSLKSSQPDLEVPCLLAPQGSSPHGSLLMLPSGISAGRQRGALVALGADGTLAGDARAVDVTALYTQISREFGPLRIAGAAMSGGLMRLLQRGSGEPGTDALVDLDAERVLRGLEAGALGPDVVRMTRRWELGQAGGMRLSFTAASPLPGGRMVFTATAGSTGPTATVSGSVVGVLAPDGSPQFLDALEGHVTVTGVDARVEQGRVRLLLAALSEDGAGPANLLEATLDVPA; encoded by the coding sequence ATGCTTCACCTGACCCCACGGCGCACCCTCGACCTGGAGGCGCCCGCCGCGCCAGGACGTCCGTCTCACGTCACCGCCTCGATCGGACTGGTCCGCTCGGGCGACTGGCTCTACACCGTCGCGGATGAGCCGCTGCACCTGGCCGCGTTCCCCCTGTCGAGGGCAAGTCCCGGTCATGGCGTGGTGCTCTTCGCGAACCACCAGCCCGAAGCGCCCGTCTCCCTCAAGTCGTCGCAGCCCGACCTGGAGGTGCCCTGCCTGCTGGCGCCCCAGGGCAGCTCGCCCCACGGTTCGCTGCTGATGCTGCCGTCGGGCATCTCCGCGGGCAGGCAGCGCGGCGCGCTGGTCGCCCTGGGCGCGGACGGCACCCTGGCGGGAGATGCCCGGGCCGTGGACGTCACGGCGCTGTACACCCAGATCAGCCGGGAGTTCGGACCGCTCCGCATCGCCGGGGCGGCGATGTCGGGCGGACTGATGCGGTTGCTCCAGCGCGGCAGCGGCGAGCCCGGCACCGACGCCCTCGTGGACCTGGACGCGGAGCGGGTACTGCGCGGACTGGAAGCCGGCGCGCTGGGCCCGGACGTAGTGCGCATGACGCGCCGATGGGAGCTGGGACAGGCCGGAGGCATGCGGCTGTCCTTCACGGCGGCGTCGCCGCTTCCTGGCGGGCGGATGGTCTTCACCGCGACCGCGGGGAGCACCGGCCCGACGGCAACCGTGAGCGGCTCCGTCGTGGGCGTGCTGGCGCCGGATGGCTCGCCGCAGTTCCTCGACGCGCTGGAGGGCCACGTGACAGTGACAGGCGTGGATGCCCGGGTGGAACAGGGGCGCGTGCGGCTGCTCCTGGCGGCCCTCTCCGAAGATGGGGCGGGCCCCGCGAACCTGCTGGAAGCGACGCTGGACGTCCCGGCGTAG
- the lspA gene encoding signal peptidase II: protein MKVSHRFVLLVIVAVLAADQVTKYLAVSRLTDALDGREGLARVTGFVTEQNLDNRPPPEDGSYRVLRPYRFIEDYWHFRYVENPGAAWGIFGDMPEGVRRLFFLVVSLAAMGFIFVMYRRTPMEQRLARVALALVTGGALGNFVDRLLRGYVIDFIDWHWRNQPGMRWPTFNVADVAISVGVGLMLLDSLRAPKSPNP from the coding sequence ATGAAAGTCTCCCATCGATTCGTCCTCCTCGTGATTGTCGCGGTGCTCGCCGCAGACCAGGTGACCAAGTACCTAGCTGTCTCTCGGCTGACGGATGCCCTGGATGGGCGGGAAGGCCTGGCGCGGGTGACGGGCTTCGTCACCGAGCAGAACCTGGACAACCGCCCGCCGCCCGAGGACGGCTCGTACCGGGTGTTGCGGCCCTATCGCTTCATCGAGGACTACTGGCACTTCCGCTACGTGGAGAACCCGGGCGCGGCCTGGGGCATCTTCGGCGACATGCCCGAGGGCGTGCGACGCCTCTTCTTCCTCGTGGTGAGTCTGGCGGCCATGGGCTTCATCTTCGTGATGTACCGGCGCACGCCCATGGAGCAGCGGCTGGCCCGGGTGGCCCTGGCGCTGGTGACGGGTGGTGCGCTGGGCAACTTCGTGGACCGGTTGTTGCGTGGCTACGTCATCGACTTCATCGACTGGCACTGGCGCAACCAGCCGGGGATGCGCTGGCCGACCTTCAACGTGGCGGACGTGGCCATCAGCGTCGGGGTGGGTCTCATGCTGCTGGACTCGCTGCGGGCGCCGAAAAGCCCCAATCCGTGA
- the lspA gene encoding signal peptidase II, with the protein MPRKYIILLAVTLGVIVLDQWTKYLVVRELTTQMEGKESLGERLASMYSEPPPKGFTGMHYQPRRHIEISESFFRIRYLENPGAAWGMFRSMPPEARVPLFHVAIIGALILITFSFRKLTGTDPEEKWALWGLPLVLGGALGNYIDRVARAFVIDFLEVHWFDKATFPSFNVADAAICIGVGMLIIDSFVRKEKPAQAPTQA; encoded by the coding sequence GTGCCGCGCAAATACATCATCCTCCTCGCCGTCACCCTTGGCGTCATCGTGCTCGACCAGTGGACGAAGTACCTCGTCGTCCGCGAGCTGACCACCCAGATGGAAGGCAAGGAGAGCCTGGGCGAGCGCCTGGCCTCGATGTACTCCGAGCCGCCCCCCAAGGGCTTCACGGGGATGCACTATCAGCCCCGGCGGCACATCGAGATTTCGGAGTCGTTCTTCCGCATCCGCTACCTGGAGAACCCGGGCGCCGCGTGGGGCATGTTCCGGAGCATGCCGCCTGAGGCGCGGGTACCGCTCTTCCACGTGGCCATCATTGGCGCGCTCATCCTCATCACTTTCAGCTTCCGCAAGCTGACCGGCACGGACCCGGAAGAGAAGTGGGCGCTGTGGGGGCTGCCGTTGGTGCTGGGCGGCGCGCTGGGCAACTACATCGACCGCGTCGCCCGGGCCTTCGTCATCGACTTCCTCGAGGTCCACTGGTTCGACAAGGCGACCTTCCCGTCCTTCAACGTCGCCGACGCGGCCATCTGCATTGGCGTGGGCATGCTCATCATCGACTCCTTCGTCCGCAAGGAGAAGCCGGCCCAGGCCCCCACCCAGGCCTAG
- a CDS encoding endonuclease/exonuclease/phosphatase family protein, with product MKKTLTSLLCAAVSLTLLSLACGEGNPPQVPQPLEDGGVLWTECSPEGAREDCSQGESCIFVASHDRHLCVRACDSQTACEHPDAVCCPSSGEGAEGGHCVPSNACVPTDAGVDGGSNEETDGGTQEEDAGVDPEPDAGTDPEPDAGVDPEPDAGTEPDAGTDAGTDAGTDAGTDAGTDAGTDAGTDAGTDGGTDAGHTPIRVMASNLSSGNYQSYDPGHGIRLIKGVHPDIVLMQEFNYGSNSASDIRSLVDQIAPGFHYSRETGAQIPNGIISRWPIIQFGQWPDPRVSNRDFAWARIDIPGPRDLWAVSVHLLTSSSSNRNAEAQSIVNEVRSQIPEDDYLVIGGDLNTDSFSESCFATFRQVVTTAGPHPADHNGNTGTNSNRNKPYDQILVDQDLRQYQQATVIGSSTFPNGLVLDSRTYRPLSEIAPVQSGDSSSSNMQHMGVVKDFLVPNF from the coding sequence ATGAAGAAGACGCTCACCTCCCTCCTGTGCGCGGCGGTTTCGCTCACCCTTCTTTCCCTGGCGTGTGGTGAGGGCAACCCACCTCAGGTGCCGCAGCCGCTCGAGGACGGAGGGGTTCTCTGGACGGAGTGCAGCCCCGAGGGCGCCAGGGAAGACTGCTCGCAGGGCGAATCCTGCATCTTCGTCGCGTCCCATGACCGCCACCTGTGCGTCCGGGCCTGTGATTCGCAGACCGCGTGCGAGCACCCGGATGCGGTCTGCTGCCCCTCGTCCGGAGAGGGGGCCGAGGGCGGCCACTGCGTGCCGAGCAACGCGTGCGTGCCGACCGACGCGGGCGTGGACGGCGGCTCGAACGAGGAGACGGACGGCGGCACCCAGGAAGAAGACGCGGGCGTGGACCCGGAGCCGGATGCCGGCACCGACCCCGAGCCGGACGCGGGCGTGGACCCGGAGCCGGATGCTGGCACCGAGCCCGACGCGGGCACGGATGCCGGTACGGACGCGGGCACGGATGCCGGTACGGACGCGGGCACGGATGCCGGTACGGACGCGGGCACGGATGCCGGGACTGACGGTGGCACGGACGCGGGCCACACCCCCATCCGGGTGATGGCGTCCAACCTCAGCAGCGGCAACTACCAGTCCTACGACCCGGGGCACGGCATCCGCCTCATCAAGGGCGTGCACCCGGACATCGTGCTGATGCAGGAGTTCAACTACGGGAGCAACTCGGCGTCGGACATCCGCTCGCTGGTGGATCAGATTGCGCCGGGCTTCCACTACTCCCGTGAGACGGGCGCGCAGATTCCCAATGGCATCATCAGCCGCTGGCCCATCATCCAGTTCGGCCAGTGGCCCGACCCGCGCGTGTCCAACCGGGACTTCGCCTGGGCGCGCATCGACATCCCCGGTCCCCGCGACCTCTGGGCGGTGAGCGTGCACCTGCTCACGTCCAGCTCCAGCAACCGCAACGCGGAGGCGCAGTCCATCGTCAATGAGGTCCGCTCGCAGATTCCCGAGGACGATTACCTCGTCATCGGTGGCGACCTGAACACGGACAGCTTCAGCGAGTCCTGCTTCGCCACCTTCCGGCAGGTCGTGACGACGGCGGGGCCGCACCCGGCGGACCACAACGGCAACACGGGCACCAACAGCAACCGCAACAAGCCCTACGACCAGATTCTGGTGGACCAGGACCTGCGCCAGTACCAGCAGGCGACCGTCATTGGCTCCAGCACCTTCCCCAACGGGCTGGTGCTCGACAGCCGCACCTACCGGCCGCTGTCGGAGATTGCCCCGGTGCAGTCCGGCGACAGCAGTTCCTCCAACATGCAGCACATGGGCGTGGTGAAGGACTTCCTCGTCCCCAACTTCTGA
- the mgtE gene encoding magnesium transporter → MMESPQSAALSMEELHEAWPVLSVDERLEGFRLLPASVADDFFLALSAREQAELILHLQPAERRTWVRLLPPDDLADLVQAVEPEQAESILSQLDDASRREVNVLLAYAEDDAGGLMNPRFARVRPDMSIDEAISYLRKQARERVETVYYAYVLDAEQHLLGVLSLRQLFQTASDKRVADVMQRDVITVSEDTDQEAVSRLFTEHGFMALPVLDVQQRMKGIVTVDDIVDVVQEEATEDIQKAGGMEALEAPYFETGFFGMLKKRIGWLLVLFLGQMLTATAMSSFEDEIATAVVLSLFVPLIISSGGNSGSQASTLIIRSLALGEMRLRDWWRVARRELLSGLVLGVVLGVVGLARILIWNSISGVYGEHALVLGITVALSVLGVVTFGTLAGSMLPLVLRKFGFDPASASAPFVATLVDVSGVLIYFTVASLLLRGTLL, encoded by the coding sequence ATGATGGAAAGCCCCCAGAGCGCCGCGCTCTCCATGGAGGAACTGCACGAGGCGTGGCCCGTGCTCTCCGTCGATGAGCGGCTGGAGGGCTTCCGGTTGCTTCCCGCTTCGGTGGCGGACGACTTCTTCCTGGCGTTGTCGGCGCGTGAGCAGGCGGAGCTCATCCTCCACCTTCAGCCGGCCGAGCGACGGACCTGGGTCCGGCTGCTGCCCCCGGACGACCTGGCCGACCTGGTACAGGCGGTGGAGCCCGAGCAGGCGGAGTCCATCCTCTCGCAGCTCGACGACGCCAGCCGCCGCGAAGTCAACGTGCTCCTGGCCTACGCGGAGGACGACGCCGGCGGTCTGATGAATCCGCGCTTCGCTCGCGTGCGGCCGGACATGTCCATCGACGAGGCCATCAGCTACCTGCGCAAGCAGGCGCGGGAGCGGGTGGAGACCGTCTACTACGCCTATGTGCTCGACGCCGAACAGCACCTGCTGGGCGTGCTGTCCCTGCGTCAGCTCTTCCAGACGGCCAGCGACAAGCGCGTGGCGGACGTCATGCAGCGCGACGTCATCACCGTGTCGGAAGACACCGACCAGGAGGCCGTGAGCCGGCTGTTCACCGAGCACGGCTTCATGGCCCTGCCGGTGCTCGACGTCCAGCAGCGGATGAAGGGCATCGTCACGGTGGACGACATCGTCGACGTCGTCCAGGAAGAGGCCACCGAGGACATCCAGAAGGCCGGCGGTATGGAGGCCCTGGAGGCGCCCTATTTCGAGACCGGCTTCTTCGGCATGCTGAAGAAGCGCATCGGCTGGCTGCTGGTGCTCTTCCTAGGGCAGATGCTCACCGCCACCGCGATGAGCAGCTTCGAGGACGAAATCGCCACCGCCGTGGTGCTGAGCCTCTTCGTGCCGCTCATCATCTCCTCGGGCGGCAACTCCGGCAGTCAGGCCTCCACGCTCATCATCCGCTCGCTCGCGCTGGGCGAGATGCGACTGAGGGACTGGTGGCGCGTGGCTCGCCGAGAGCTGCTCTCCGGACTGGTGCTGGGCGTGGTGCTGGGTGTGGTGGGTCTGGCGCGCATCCTCATCTGGAACTCCATCTCCGGCGTCTACGGGGAGCACGCCTTGGTGCTGGGCATCACCGTCGCCCTGTCCGTGCTGGGCGTGGTGACGTTCGGCACCCTGGCCGGCTCCATGCTGCCCTTGGTGCTGCGAAAGTTCGGCTTCGACCCCGCGAGCGCCTCCGCTCCCTTCGTGGCCACACTGGTGGACGTTAGCGGCGTCCTCATCTACTTCACCGTCGCCAGCCTCCTGCTGCGCGGTACGCTGCTCTGA
- a CDS encoding MXAN_5187 C-terminal domain-containing protein: MPPPDARQSASKSFAGRSTPADPGSSEAVLQECEALEAEVAVLRNLYEQYFLGNERQAPSRAHEDLKKRMNKLKGAFIRSTSAKFRVAGLYNKFLTYERLWMRTLQEIEAGTYRRDVFKARRRAETRKAGATGTAGQKGVVELPEDISDMDFEEVEELIRPRPVNEPQVAASFLQATGGAPSKGPPAVAPLTPAIAPLTPAVGSTPLRGAPAVAPLTGIPSVAPVAGTPPRGQPTVTPAAGGTPAHGTSVAPPGMAAKAPGAVASTPPPSRTSAVGASSTPPPSRPVATGAGSMAPPPRAPGTGTAGNIPPPSRPASMPPSSAASRPPSASGGGGLADDKLRAVYDAYVTAKRRCQEDTSKLSYESVAATLRKQVPELLKQHNAKAVEFKVVIKDGKASLKAVPK; encoded by the coding sequence ATGCCGCCCCCCGACGCCCGACAGTCCGCATCCAAGAGCTTCGCTGGCAGGTCCACCCCGGCCGACCCCGGCTCCAGCGAGGCCGTCCTCCAGGAGTGCGAAGCCCTGGAGGCGGAGGTCGCCGTCCTTCGCAATCTCTACGAACAGTACTTCCTGGGCAACGAGCGTCAGGCGCCGTCGCGCGCTCACGAAGACCTCAAGAAGCGGATGAACAAGCTGAAGGGCGCGTTCATCCGCAGCACCTCCGCCAAGTTCCGCGTCGCCGGCCTGTACAACAAGTTCCTCACGTACGAACGGTTGTGGATGCGCACGCTCCAGGAAATCGAAGCGGGCACCTATCGCCGGGATGTCTTCAAGGCGCGCCGCCGCGCGGAGACCCGGAAGGCCGGCGCGACGGGCACGGCGGGGCAGAAGGGCGTGGTCGAGTTGCCGGAGGACATCTCCGACATGGACTTCGAGGAGGTGGAGGAGTTGATCCGCCCCCGTCCCGTCAACGAGCCGCAGGTGGCCGCCAGCTTTCTCCAAGCCACGGGTGGAGCGCCGTCGAAGGGCCCGCCTGCGGTCGCGCCGCTGACGCCCGCCATTGCGCCCCTCACGCCCGCGGTGGGAAGCACGCCGCTGCGAGGCGCCCCCGCCGTTGCGCCGCTGACAGGCATTCCCTCCGTGGCGCCCGTGGCGGGGACACCTCCGCGCGGGCAGCCCACTGTGACGCCCGCGGCGGGTGGCACGCCTGCGCACGGCACGTCGGTGGCGCCGCCGGGCATGGCGGCGAAGGCACCGGGCGCCGTGGCCAGCACGCCGCCTCCGTCGAGGACTTCTGCCGTCGGCGCGAGCAGCACGCCGCCTCCGTCGCGGCCCGTGGCCACCGGCGCCGGGAGCATGGCTCCCCCGCCGAGGGCGCCCGGCACGGGCACGGCCGGCAACATCCCTCCGCCGTCGCGGCCCGCTTCGATGCCGCCTTCCTCTGCCGCATCCCGGCCCCCCTCGGCGAGCGGCGGAGGCGGGTTGGCGGATGACAAGCTGCGTGCCGTCTACGACGCGTACGTCACCGCGAAGCGCCGCTGCCAGGAGGACACGTCGAAGCTGTCCTACGAGTCGGTGGCGGCCACGTTGCGCAAGCAGGTGCCGGAGCTGCTCAAGCAGCACAACGCGAAGGCGGTGGAGTTCAAGGTCGTCATCAAGGACGGCAAGGCATCGCTCAAGGCCGTGCCGAAGTAG